The nucleotide sequence TCCCCGCGGGGGCGCGCGCAGATGCCGCCGCACCCGGGGAAGGGGCGGCGGCAGGCTCGCCCGATGCTGAAGCCACAGCGGCGGCGGCCCGTTCGCCGGGACCCGGAGACGGTGCAGCGCCGGGGACCTCTACCCGGCGCAGCCAGGGCATCATGGCCCGCAGGCGGCGGCCCACCTCCTCAATGGGGTGGCGTGCCTCCTCCGCCCGGCGGGCCTCCAGGACCGGGCGCCCGGCCTGGTTCTCCAGGATCCACTCCCGGGCGAAGGTGCCGTCCTGCACCTCGCGCAGCAGACGGCGCATCTCCTGCCGCGTGGCCTCCGTGATGATCCGCCGCCCGCGGGTCAGGTCCCCGTACTCGGCGGTGTTACTCACCGAGTAGCGCATCCAGGCCAGCCCCCCCTCGTAGAGCAGGTCCACGATCAGCTTCAGTTCGTTGAGGCACTCGAAGTAGGCGATCTCCGGCTGGTAGCCCGCCTCCACCAGGGTGTCGAAGCCCGCCTTGATCAGCTCGGTCACCCCGCCGCAGAGGACAGCCTGTTCGCCGAAGAGGTCGCTCTCCACCTCCTCGCGGAAGGTGGTCTCGATGACACCGGCCCTGGTGCAGCCGATGCCGCGGGCGTAGGCCAGGGCCAGCGCCTGCGCGCTCCCGGTGGCGTCCTGGTGCACGGCCAGCAGCGCGGGGACGCTTCCCCCTTCCGCAAACATCCGCCGCAGGAGGTGACCGGGTGCCTTGGGGGCCACCATGAAAACGTCCACGTCGGGCGGGGGGACTACCTGGTGAAAGTGGACGGCAAACCCGTGGGAGAACCCCAGGGCCTGACCGCCGCGCAGGCGGGGAGCAATCTCCTCGCGGAACACCTGCCCCTGGCGCTCGTCGGGGATGAGGACCTGCACCAGGTCCGCCTCCGCCACTGCCTCGGACACCGTGCGCACGCGGAACCCGTCGGCCTCCGCCCGGGCCCAGGAGCGGCTGCCGCGGAAGAGGGCCACCGTCACCTGCACGCCGTTGTCGCGCAGGTTCTGCGCCTGGGCGTGCCCCTGGCTGCCGTACCCCACCACCGCCACCCGCCGCCCCTCCAGGGGTGCCAGGCTGGCGGCGTCGTCGTAGTAGATCCTGGCCATAGGCCTCTCCTCCTTAAACCGGGTTAACGTGATCTGCGCCTCCCGGGCGGCCCGGCTCCTACGTGGTCTGCGACCCCCGGGCCAGGGCCACCCGCCCCGTGCGCACCATCTCCCGGATGCCGTGCCTGCGCAGCAGCGCCTGCAGGGCGTCGATCTTGTCCGGCTTGCCGCTGACTTCCACCACCACAGTGTGTTCGCCCACGTCCACCACCCGGGCGCGGAAGATCTGGGCCACGTGCAGTACCTCTTGGCGCGTGCCCGGGGTGACGCTGACCTTGATCAGGGCCAGCTCCCGCTCCACCGTGTCGCAGCCGGTGAGGTCGTGGACGCGGCGCACCTCCAGGATCTTGTTCAGGTTCTTCACCACCTGCTCCGCCTGCTCGTCTCCCTCCAGGACCACCAGCATGCGGGAGATCCGCCGGTCGTCGGTCACCCCTACGGAGAGGCTGTGGATGTTGTAGCCGCGGCGGCGGATCAGCCCGGCAATCTTGGCCAGCACGCCGGGGCTGTTCTCCACCAGCAGCGAAATGCTGCGGACCGTAGTCGGAGGCTGGCCGTTGGGCTGCCGCCGGATGCGGGCGCCATCCATCACTCCAGAATCATCTCCTTCACCGACTGCCCGGAGGGGATCATCGGGAAGCAGTTCTCCTGGGGGTCCACCAGGACGTCCAGCACCACAGGCACATCCGACACCTGCAGCGCCCAGGCCACCGCGTCCTCCACCTCCTCGGGGCGGCGCACGGTGCGCCCCGCGGCGCCGAAGACCTGGGCCAGCCGGGCGAAGTCGGGGTTCTGCAGCATGACGTGGGAGTAGCGCTGGCGGTAGAAGAGCTGCTGCCACTGCCGCACCATGCCCAGGGAGCCGTTGTTGATGATGACCACCTTCACCGGGAGGCGCCACTCCACCGCCGTGATCAGGTCCTGCAGCGTCATCTGGAACCCACCGTCGCCCACCAGCGCCACCACCGTGCGCTGCGGGCAGGCCAGCTGCGCCCCTATGGCTGCAGGGAAGCCGAACCCCATGGCCCCCAGGCCGCCGGAGCTGATGAAGGTGCGGGGCTCGCGGCAGCGGTAGAACTGCGCCGCCCACATCTGGTGCTGGCCCACATCCGTGACCACGATGGCCCTTTCCTGGGTGAGGCGGGCTACGGTCTCGCAGACGAACTGGGGCTTGATCACCTGGTCGCCCTGGCGGTAGCGCAGCGGGTAGCGCTCTCGCCACTCCTGGATCTGGCGCAGCCAGGGCTCGATCTGCGGCGGAGCCGTGATGCGCTCCACCAGGGCCGCCAGCACCAGCTTCGCGTCGCCCACGATGGGGATGTGCGCCGGCTTGTTCTTACCGATCTCCGCCGGGTCGATGTCGATGTGGATGAAGCGGGCGCGGGGGGCGAAGTCCGCCAGGCGCCCGGTCACGCGGTCGTCGAAGCGCACCCCCACCGCCAGGATCAGGTCGGCCTCGTTAATGGCGTAGTTGGCATACGCGGTGCCGTGCATCCCCAGCATGCCCAGACAACGGGGATGGTGCTCGTCGATGGCACCTTTGCCCATCAGGGTCACGGTGACGGGGATCCCCGTGCGCTCCACCAGGCGGGTCAGCTCCGCGGAGGCCCCCGCGGAGATCACCCCGCCGCCGGCATAGATAATGGGCCGCTCTGCTCCCTGCAGGGCCTCGGCCGCGGCGGCGATCTGGGCGGCGTTGCCCTCGCGGTGAGGGCGGTAGCGAGCGGTCACGTCTTCCACGGGGCGGGGGACGACCCGGGCCTGGGCCACATCGCGCGGCACGTCCACCAGCACCGGCCCCGGCCGGCCCGCGGCGGCCACGTAGAAGGCTTCGGCGATGGCCCGGGGCAGGTCGGCGGCATCCCAGACCTGGTAGGCGTGCTTGGTCACCGGCATGGTGATGCCGATGACGTCGGCCTCCTGGAAGGCGTCCCTCCCGATGACCGCGGTGGGCACCTGGCCGGTGATGGCCACCACCGGCACCGAATCCATGTGGGCGTCGGTCAGGCCGGTGACCAGGTTGGTGGCTCCCGGCCCGGAGGTGGCCATGCACACCCCCACCCGCCCCGAGGCCCGGGCGTAACCCACTGCTGCGTGGGCGGCCACCTGCTCATGGCGAACCAGGACGTGCCGCAGGTCGGCGGCGTCGTAGAGGGCATCATAGATGGGTAACGAGGCGCCGCCGGGTATGCCAAAGATCACCGCAGCACCGGCCTGACGCAGGGCCTCGACCAGGAGCTCGGCCCCGGACCGGGTGACCTCCCGCCCGGTTGGGGCCAGCTCGCCTCGGGAGCGGCCCAATCGCGAACGGATTGCTGCCCGCGAGCCAGCCCCGTCTCCTGAGGGTGTGCGCCTGCCTGTGCGGGATGCGGTTACCGTCATGCTCTGCCCTCCGGTGAAAACAAAATGAGCCACCCGTAAGGACGGGCAGCTCCCGTGGTACCACCTTACTTCCGGGGCCCAGAGGGGCGGGGCGGAGATCGCACCGCACATCGCGTGCGGGCCCGGCCCTGCCCGGAGACCCGGAACTCTTTGCCCGCTATCGGGGGCGAGGACGGCGGAACCTAGTCCCGGGGGACGTCGGTCCCGCGGCTCGGGGACGAGTTCGTGCGGTCACCGCGGCGGCCAGCTCCCACCTGCCCTGGCTCTCTCCACGCCGCGCGCCGCCTACTGCTTCCCCTCATCGCCGATAAAGCCATAAAGCCGGCCGGGCCGTCAAGCACGAAAGCCTGAGGCGACAGATTTCACGAGGAACCTCCCCCTCAGGCTTCTGTCCTGACGGCGTAGCGGCGACCGGTGCACCGCCTGCGCCGCTTGGTCCAGACCGGTCCCGGATGGGGACCGCGGAACCCTAGGCGCACTTCCTCGATCGACCAGCCAAACTCCTATGGACTTGCCGCAAACGCTAGCAGAGCGCGGAGCTGTTTGTCAAGCCCTGAATCCCGAAAGTTCGG is from Armatimonadota bacterium and encodes:
- the ilvB gene encoding biosynthetic-type acetolactate synthase large subunit codes for the protein MTVTASRTGRRTPSGDGAGSRAAIRSRLGRSRGELAPTGREVTRSGAELLVEALRQAGAAVIFGIPGGASLPIYDALYDAADLRHVLVRHEQVAAHAAVGYARASGRVGVCMATSGPGATNLVTGLTDAHMDSVPVVAITGQVPTAVIGRDAFQEADVIGITMPVTKHAYQVWDAADLPRAIAEAFYVAAAGRPGPVLVDVPRDVAQARVVPRPVEDVTARYRPHREGNAAQIAAAAEALQGAERPIIYAGGGVISAGASAELTRLVERTGIPVTVTLMGKGAIDEHHPRCLGMLGMHGTAYANYAINEADLILAVGVRFDDRVTGRLADFAPRARFIHIDIDPAEIGKNKPAHIPIVGDAKLVLAALVERITAPPQIEPWLRQIQEWRERYPLRYRQGDQVIKPQFVCETVARLTQERAIVVTDVGQHQMWAAQFYRCREPRTFISSGGLGAMGFGFPAAIGAQLACPQRTVVALVGDGGFQMTLQDLITAVEWRLPVKVVIINNGSLGMVRQWQQLFYRQRYSHVMLQNPDFARLAQVFGAAGRTVRRPEEVEDAVAWALQVSDVPVVLDVLVDPQENCFPMIPSGQSVKEMILE
- the ilvC gene encoding ketol-acid reductoisomerase, which translates into the protein MARIYYDDAASLAPLEGRRVAVVGYGSQGHAQAQNLRDNGVQVTVALFRGSRSWARAEADGFRVRTVSEAVAEADLVQVLIPDERQGQVFREEIAPRLRGGQALGFSHGFAVHFHQVVPPPDVDVFMVAPKAPGHLLRRMFAEGGSVPALLAVHQDATGSAQALALAYARGIGCTRAGVIETTFREEVESDLFGEQAVLCGGVTELIKAGFDTLVEAGYQPEIAYFECLNELKLIVDLLYEGGLAWMRYSVSNTAEYGDLTRGRRIITEATRQEMRRLLREVQDGTFAREWILENQAGRPVLEARRAEEARHPIEEVGRRLRAMMPWLRRVEVPGAAPSPGPGERAAAAVASASGEPAAAPSPGAAASARAPAGR
- the ilvN gene encoding acetolactate synthase small subunit, with protein sequence MDGARIRRQPNGQPPTTVRSISLLVENSPGVLAKIAGLIRRRGYNIHSLSVGVTDDRRISRMLVVLEGDEQAEQVVKNLNKILEVRRVHDLTGCDTVERELALIKVSVTPGTRQEVLHVAQIFRARVVDVGEHTVVVEVSGKPDKIDALQALLRRHGIREMVRTGRVALARGSQTT